CTTTCCGCGGCTGAACAGCCGCGGCCCCATTGAAGCCTGACTTTTTGCGATTTATCGCGGCCCCGCAAGCGACCTTTCTGCGGCGTCCCGGCGCGGGGGCGGATTGAAACGATTGAGTGAGTCGGAGCTGCAGGCCGCGAAGCGGCATTTCCGCGATGGCGAAAGGCGTAGAGTACAATATGCGCCATGCCTACGCTTGCGCGCGAGAAATTTTCGACGGTGACTGCCAATTTGGCAGGCGATTTTACGGACACGCGCCGCGCTGACCTTCCCCCTGACTCATTTCATTGCTAGATCGTGCTACTGTTTCTTGTTCTTTTCCGCGTTCGCTTCCAGATGCTCGAAATTCGGATACTTGGCGATCTCCGAAACGGCGCCGTCGCCCAGCATGTCTTTGAACATACCGGCGAAGCCGGCGATCGTCGTGTTCCAGTGGCCGACTTCCGCGGCCAGCGCCTGGACGTCGCGCTTCTCCCAATAGCCGCCCTCGTCACCCACCTCTCGCAGCAGGCCAAGCTCGGCGGCGGCGTCGAGCAGCGCCACCACCGCCAGATGTGCCCGAAGGAAGTTTTCGACGCCGCCGACCCTCGGATTGCTGGCGTATTGCGTTTTGCAGAACGACGACCAGCACCATTCGCCTGATCCCGCGGCCGCTTCGTTGCCGTCGGCCTCGGTCGTCTTGGGGTAGGTCGCCAAACCGAAATTGGCCTCTTCCGAGCCGTCCGCCGGCAGGGTTCTGAAGGCGATCACCTGACTCGGAACGAGGCGAAGATAGTGGTCCTCTCGTTGGACGAACTGGCAAGCCTGCAGCATCAGCCACAGATTCGGGTCGCGCCGGTCGAGTTTTTCGAAGTTGGCGGCATCCTCGCCGGCTTCGATGATCTCGCCGACTTCCTTGAAGGGCGCATCGAGCGCCTTCTGACGCAGTTGTTCCACAAGCCGCCGGGCCCGCGCTTGGTCGCCGCCGTTGAGCTGCAGAGAATAGTGGATCGTCAGGCCCATGATGCTTCGCTTTCAGAATAGGTGAAGGTCGCCCCCCCTGATGATGCCTGTTTTTTCGCCGCGTTTCAACAGGCTTATTGTAGGGAACGGACTCCGTGCCGTTCCGGGAACTGCGAATAGGCCTTTCTTGCGGGCTCCCGGAACGGCACGGAGTCCCGGAACGGCACGGAGTCCGTTCCCTACACTCGCGAAGCCCAGGTCGGGCGGCTAAGATGACTTTCGTCTCTGCGCCTTGAGTTGCCGACCGTTTCGCCCGAACCATGGCTGAGAAGCGTTCCGCCATCAACCCTTTCTACCTGCTGCTCGTCGTGTTCGGCATTGCCTTCACGCTGACGGCCTGCGCCTATGTCGTGATGATGCTCAAGGCGTTGCACCCGGAGGCCGGGCCGGCGCCCCAGGGCGGGTCGCTGCTCGACTTTGTCGATCGTCACGGGACGGCGCTCTTGACCGCCGAACTGCTGCTGCTGGCACTCTCGACCGTGGGAGCCATCTCCACCGACCGCTATTGGATGCGGCGACAGTCCGCTTTGCACCGAGCGAACCAACCGCCACCTCGGCCAGATCGGCCCTCGAACGCGCCATGACTGGAAAACCGCCCGTCGCCAAGCAAATTGTCGCCAAGCAAATCGAAGACCTGCGTGAAGCGATTCGCTATCACGATCGGAAATACTACGTCGAGGCGGCGCCGGAAATCAGCGATCTTCAATACGATCGGCTGATGAAGGAATTGAAGGAACTCGAAGCGGCGCATCCCGAACTGGTCGCGCCCGACAGCCCGACGCAACGCGTCGGCGAGCGGCCCGTCGAGGGACTCGCGCAGGTGGAGCATCGCATCCCGATGCTTTCCATCGAAAATACTTATAATCTGCCGGAGGTGCGGGAGTTCGCGGCACGGGCGGCGAAAAAACTGGCCGGCGAAACGATCGAATGGGTCGTGGAGCTGAAGGTCGACGGCGTGGCCGTGGCCCTGGTCTACGAAAACGGCCTGCTGGCCCGCGGCGTCACGCGCGGCAACGGCCGTCTGGGCGACGACGTCACGCACAACATCCGCACCATCGGCGACGTGCCGCTGCGGCTGGCGTGCGGCAAGCCGCCGCCGGTGTTGGAAGTGCGCGGGGAGGTGTACATGACCAACTCCGACCTGGTCAAGCTGAATCAAGAGCAGGCCAAGCGAGGCGAGCCACCGTTCGCCAACTCTCGCAACGTCACGGCCGGCAGCATCCGGCTGCTCGATCCCCGCAGTTGCGCCAAACGCCGGCTGCGGTTTTTCTGCCACGGAGTGGGCTATGTGGAAGGCGTCGAGGCCAAAAACCATCGGGATTTCCTGGCGGCGCTGGCCGGCTACGGTTTGCCGACCACGCCGATGGTCGAGTGCTTCGCGTCGATCGACGCGGCGCTGGCGCATTGCGAGTCGCTCATCGAGCGCTTGCACGAACTCGACTTCGAGATCGACGGGCTGGTGCTCAAGGTGAACGATTTCGAACAGCGCGAGCGGCTGGGCACGACCAGCAAGAGCCCTCGCTGGGTGGTGGCCTATAAGTTCGAGAAATACGAGGCCACCACGCGGCTCAACGACATCCGCGTGCAGGTCGGTAAGACCGGGGCCATCACTCCGGTCGCCGACCTGGAGCCGGTCGAGCTGGCGGGCACCGTCGTCAGCCGGGCCAGCCTGCACAACGCCGACGAGATCGAGCGAAAAGACGTGCGGATCGGCGACGTGGTCGTCGTGGAGAAAGCGGGCAAAATCATCCCGCACATCGTGCGCGTCGAAAAGCACCTTCGCGAAGGACATCACCGCAAGTTTCCTTTTCCCGAAGCCTGTCCCGAGTGCGGTGCCACGTTGGTGAAAGACGAGGGAGGCGTTTACATCCGCTGCCCGAACCCCAAGTGCCCGGCCCAGCTAAAGGAGCGGCTGCGTTACTTCGCCGGCCGCAATGCCATGGACATCGAGGGGCTGGGCGACAAGCTGGTCGATCAGCTTGTGGCCGAGGGGTTGGTGCGGGGCTATGGCGATCTTTATCGCCTCTCGATCGACAAGTTGATGGAGCTGGAGCGGATGGGGCAACGCTCGTCGGAAAAGCTGCTGGAAGGGGTCGAGGCCAGCAAGGGGCGAGGGTTGGCGAGGTTGCTCAACGCCTTGGCCATCCGCCATGTGGGCGTGCGCCTGGCCACGGTGCTGGCCGATCATTTCGGTTCGATGGAAGCCTTGATGGCCGCCGACGAGGAAGAGCTGGCGGACGTCAACGAGGTTGGCCCCGTCATCGCCAAAAGCGTCTATCAATACTTGCACAGTGAATACGGCGCCGCGACCGCCCGCGAGCTCAAAGAGCTCGGCTTGAATATGGAAGCGCCGCGGCTGGCCAAGCCGCGCGGCGGCAAAGGCAAGCTGGCGGGCAAAACGCTGGTCGTCACCGGAAGCTTGCAGAAATACACCCGCGACGAGATCGGAGAGCTGATCGCCCGGCACGGCGGCCGGGCGGCATCGAGCGTGTCGAAGAACACCGATTATGTGGTGGCCGGCGAAAAGGCCGGCAGCAAGCTCGACAAAGCGCGATCGCTGGGAGTGCCGGTGTTGAGCGAAGAAGAGTTCGAGAAGTTGATCGCGGGCGAATGAGGCATCAGGCGTCAGGCGTCAGGCGTCAGGCATCAGGCAGTTCAAAGTTGCAGTTTCCTGAACCCTGAACCCTGAACCCTGAACCCTATGGTGGGCCGGCGCTCGCAAGCTCGCTCCTACCCTACGACTCCGGCTCGACAATGGTGGCGTGAGCGGGCACCTCGGTTGAGGCATCGCCGTCCAGGTCGGTGACGATGCGGATTCGCGTGTTCCGCTTGCCGGCCGATGGCGGCGCGACAAACGTGACATACACGATATGCCGGCGCTCGGCCGTCTGGGGATACTCGAAGGTGAAACTCTCGTCGTCGCATTCGACGGCGGTAATGCGAAATGGCTGCTTGGCTTGAATCACCAGCGGTTTGCGGAGCTTGCCGCCCGGCTTGGCCACCCCCATGACGAGCAACGAGGAGCTGGCGGTCAGCCGCGACAGAATGCGGCCTTCGATCTCGATGGGGAACTCCGTCGACCGGGAGCCGTTGGCGACGACGAGCAACCGCTCTTTCAAATACCCGACGGGCGCTCCGGGCAACAATCGGACCTTCATTTCATAGGTCACCTGACCGACTTGGCGGCCCGTTTCCACCGCCTCGGCTTCGACGAACTCCGAGCTGGAGCGGATTTCGGTGATTTGCCAGTCGCGGTCGGTGCGGGCGGTGATGGCGATCGTCTGTTCGGCCGGCTTGTCGGCGTCGAGTGTGCCGAATTGCACCCCGCCCGGCTCCAATTCCACGTCGCTGCGGATGTAGCCGGCGACCTGCAGTTGGACCTCCGCCGGGAAGGGCTTATCGAGCGTCACCGTAATCGTGGCCGATTTCTGGCCTAGGTGGTTGCGCGTATTGAAGGTGGCGACGACGTACCCTTCGTCGTAGGTTTTCAACAGTTCTTGGCTGATGGTGGGGGTCGTGCAGCCGCAGCTCGAACGAAAGCCGCTGATGTGAACGTCTTCCAGATAGATATTGGTCAGCTTGAAGCGGTATTCGGCCTTCGCGCCGCGAGCGACGCTGCCAAAATCATGACTGGTGACATCGAACAGCTTGCGCGCCCACTCCTGGCCGAGCGCGAAGGGGCCCGACGCCGAAATAAGGGCGAGGCTGAGAATCACGATGCGCGCCACAAAACCGACCTCCCAGAAGAACCTTCGCGAAAAAATAGGCGGCAGCCAAACCTATGTCAACGCGACGTATATCTTCAGAATTCGACCGCGCTGGCCGCAAACTTGCAACGATTGCCGTCGTTTTTGGCAAGATAGCGAAGCCGGGAAGAAGCGGAAACGTTTGCCCGGCATGCCGCCTTTCCTAGCATGGTGCAGTTCCGATAAGATAGGTAGCCGGCTTGCGGAGCAAGCGGAACCAGGTAGCCCGCTTGCTCCGCAAGCGGAACCAGGTAGCCCGCTTGCTCCGCAAGCGGAAGGACGTCGCAACCGCTTCAGGCGCCTATGAGTAGTGAAGACTGCTTAGGGCTGCGACGCCGTTCCGCTTGCGGAGCAAGCGGGCTACCGAGCGGTCATCCCCACCTATCGATCCTAAACACTATGACTTTGCCCCAGCCCGCCGTGGCCCGACCCGATCGCCGGCTTACTTGCTTCGTCGTTGTTTTCCTGGCAATTGCCTGCGGAGGATGCGGCGCCAACGCGAAGGTCGCCACGGCCCGAGAGAAGGAGCCGCGGAAGCAAACGGCAAAGGCAAAACCCGCGGCGGAAACGCCGGACACGGAACAGCCGGACGATGGCGAGTTTCCCTATCAGCACCGCATTGCTTGTCCCGATTTGACCGGCGGCGTCGGTTGGCTCAATACGGCCGGCCCGCTGGAGCTGAAAGACCTGCGGGGCAAGTTCGTGGTGCTCGACTTCTGGACGTTTTGCTGCATCAACTGCATGCACATTCTGCCGGAGCTGAAGAAGCTCGAAGCGGCCTACCCCCGTGAAGTCGTCGTGATCGGGGTCCATTCGGCCAAGTTCGAGAAGGAAGAGGACTCCAAGAACATCGCCGAAGCGATTCAGCGCTACGACATCGAACACCCGGTGGTCAACGATGCGCGGCACGCGATTTGGAACCGCTTCGGCATCAGTAGTTGGCCGACCGTGTTGCTCATCGATCCGGAAGGGAACCTGGTGTGGGGGCGAAGCGGCGAAGTGGAGTTCAAGCTGCTCGACTCGGTGATCAAGTCGGGGTTGGCCTATTACCGGCGCAAGGGCGTGCTCGACGAAGCGCCGTTGCGCTTCGAGCTCGAAGCGGCGAAAGCACGGCGCACCCCCCTGCGCTATCCTGGCAAAATCGTGGCCGACGCGGCCGGCGGCCGGTTGTTCATTGCCGACAGCAACCACCATCGCCTGATCGTCGCGAGTCTTGAGGGCCAAGAAATCGCCACCATCGGTTCCGGAGCGTTGGGCGCCGACGACGGGCCGTTTGATACGGCGTCGTTCAACCATCCACAGGGCATGGCCATCGCGGGCGACACGCTTTATGTGGCCGACACCGAAAACCATAAGCTGCGGAAAGTCGACTTGAAAAACAAGACGGTGACCACCATCGCCGGCACGGGACAGCAGCGGCGGTCGTATCACTGGCCCGGCATGCGGGAAGCCGATGAGCAGCCAGTCGAATCGAGCCGGCCGGGCATGCCCTTCGCCGCCAAGTCGCAAGGGACGGCCCTGAACAGCCCGTGGGATTTGTGCATCCACGGCGACGACCTTTACATCGCCATGGCCGGATCGCACCAGATTTGGCGCATGACGCTCGATGAGAAAGCCATCGGCCCCTACGCGGGCAACGGCCGCGAAGATATCGTCGATGGTCCGCTGCTGCCGTCGCAGCCCTTCGAAGAAGGTTTTGCGTCCTTCGCGCAGCCCAGCGGCCTGGCGACCGACGGCAAATGGCTCTATGTGGCCGACAGCGAGGGAAGTTCGATCCGGGCCGTTCCGTTCGATCCTGCCCAGGAAGTGAAAACGGTGATCGGCACGTCGCGGCTTTCGCGTGCTCGGCTGTTTACCTTCGGCGACGTTGACGGCCGGGGCGCTGAAGTCCGCTTGCAACACTGCCTGGGCGCGGCATACGCCGAGGGACAGCTTTACGTGGCCGACACCTACAACAACAAAATCAAGGTGATCGACCCCAAGAACAAAACGTGCCGCACGGTGGCGGGCACCGGCAAGCCGGGCACGAACGACGGTCCGGCCCAGTTCGACGAACCGGCCGGCATCAGCGCGGCCGACGGCCGGTTGTATGTCGCCGACACCAACAACCATCTCATTCGCGTCGTCGACCTAAAGCACGGCAACCAAGTGAGCACGCTCTCGATTGCGGGCCTAACGCCGCCGGAGCCGAGCGATGATTCTCTTGTGGCGGGCCAGGCTGAAGGCGACACCGTCGAGTTGCCTTTGACCGTCCTGAAACCGGACAACGGCAAGGTTTACCTCTCGGTCGAGCTGCATTTGCCCGATGGCTACAAGATCAACGCTCAAGCTCCGATGGCGTATCGAGTGGAAGCCCAAAGCGAAGGGGTGGTCGATCGCAAAGCCATCGGCAAATCGGTGAAATTGGAGAAACCGGCGGCCGACTTTCAGATTGAGCTGCCCTTGACCGGCGACACCGGCAGCGATGCGTTGAAACTTTCGCTGACCTACTATTACTGTCAGCACGGCGGGGCGGGATTGTGCAAGGTGGGCACGGCAACCTGGAAGCTGCCGCTGAAACTCGCGCCCGACGCCACGAGTTCGACGCTCCTGTTGGAGTTGGATGTGGAATAGGATGGGGCTGGCCTGCGTCCGACGCCGCGTCGCGGCCGTTGCATTTCCCAGTCCCGTAGGGACGGTAGAGTTTAGCCGAGGGCGCGAGCCCACGGAAGGAAGAGGAACGCCAACGATCCGCGCAGCCGCGTAGCGGCGACAGAGCGCGTGGTGCGATACCTCTGTCGCCGCTACGCGGCTGGCCTAATCTACCGCATCGGTACCGTGGGCTATCTCGCCGCTACGCGGCTGACGCGCGAGATGTGTAGAACAACGCGGGTGGGCCGGCGCTCGCAAGCTCGCTTGTCCCACCCTACGCTTTACTGCGAACGACCGTGGCCAGGATTTCTCCTAGTTTGCGCGAATCGACCGGCTTGACGATATGGGCGGCGAGGCCCGCTTCCAGCGACCGCTCGCGATCGCTGTCCTGCCCGTAACCGGTGACAGCGACCAGCGGCACCTGGGCCAGGTGCGAATGCTGGCGGATGCGTCGGGCGACTTCGTATCCATCGATCTCCGGCAGGCCCAAGTCGAGGATCACGGCGTCGGGCGACTCGGCAATGGCCCGCTCCACGCCCGTCGCGCCCGAGTAGGCCACGCTGGCTTGATGGCCCATGACACGCAGAAGCATCGCCATCGTATCGGCCGCATCGTGGTTGTCGTCGATTACCAACAGCCGCAGCGACGGGCCGCTCGTCTTCGCGTTTTTCGTGGCCGGGTCGGATTCCGACATCAAGTGCTCCTCGTGCAACTCTAGCACCCCGACGCAAGTTTGGCCAGCGTTTCCAATTGCCGAAACTCGAAAACCGGCTATCATAATGAGTTTCCGCCTTGAACGGCCCAAGGCAACCGGCGCATGGGCGCCTCACTGGCCGAATGACCCCAATCAAGGAGATCGCGTGGCAACAGTTCTCGTGAAGCAGCTTATCGAAGCGGGCGTCCATTTCGGGCACCGCGCCAGTCGCTGGAACCCCAAGATGCGGCCTTACATCTACGGTCGCCGCAACCTGATCCATATTATCGATGTGCGAGAGACGGTGCGCGGGCTGATCCGCGCCCGAAAGTACCTCACGCAGGTCGCCGGTGGGGGAAGCCTGATCCTGTTCGTCGGCACCAAGCGACAAGCGGCCGAGACGGTCGAACGCGAATCCAGCCGTTGCGGCATGCCCTTTGTCAGCGACCGCTGGCTGGGCGGCGCGCTCACGAACTTTCGCACCATTCGCGGCCGCCTCACGCGGCTGGAAGAGCTGGAACGGCTGCGTGCCGGCGAGGAGCTGCAAGCCTATTCCAAGAAGATGCAGTCGGCCTTGAACCGCGAATAT
Above is a genomic segment from Pirellulales bacterium containing:
- a CDS encoding response regulator; the encoded protein is MSESDPATKNAKTSGPSLRLLVIDDNHDAADTMAMLLRVMGHQASVAYSGATGVERAIAESPDAVILDLGLPEIDGYEVARRIRQHSHLAQVPLVAVTGYGQDSDRERSLEAGLAAHIVKPVDSRKLGEILATVVRSKA
- the ligA gene encoding NAD-dependent DNA ligase LigA translates to MTGKPPVAKQIVAKQIEDLREAIRYHDRKYYVEAAPEISDLQYDRLMKELKELEAAHPELVAPDSPTQRVGERPVEGLAQVEHRIPMLSIENTYNLPEVREFAARAAKKLAGETIEWVVELKVDGVAVALVYENGLLARGVTRGNGRLGDDVTHNIRTIGDVPLRLACGKPPPVLEVRGEVYMTNSDLVKLNQEQAKRGEPPFANSRNVTAGSIRLLDPRSCAKRRLRFFCHGVGYVEGVEAKNHRDFLAALAGYGLPTTPMVECFASIDAALAHCESLIERLHELDFEIDGLVLKVNDFEQRERLGTTSKSPRWVVAYKFEKYEATTRLNDIRVQVGKTGAITPVADLEPVELAGTVVSRASLHNADEIERKDVRIGDVVVVEKAGKIIPHIVRVEKHLREGHHRKFPFPEACPECGATLVKDEGGVYIRCPNPKCPAQLKERLRYFAGRNAMDIEGLGDKLVDQLVAEGLVRGYGDLYRLSIDKLMELERMGQRSSEKLLEGVEASKGRGLARLLNALAIRHVGVRLATVLADHFGSMEALMAADEEELADVNEVGPVIAKSVYQYLHSEYGAATARELKELGLNMEAPRLAKPRGGKGKLAGKTLVVTGSLQKYTRDEIGELIARHGGRAASSVSKNTDYVVAGEKAGSKLDKARSLGVPVLSEEEFEKLIAGE
- a CDS encoding DUF1573 domain-containing protein; translation: MARIVILSLALISASGPFALGQEWARKLFDVTSHDFGSVARGAKAEYRFKLTNIYLEDVHISGFRSSCGCTTPTISQELLKTYDEGYVVATFNTRNHLGQKSATITVTLDKPFPAEVQLQVAGYIRSDVELEPGGVQFGTLDADKPAEQTIAITARTDRDWQITEIRSSSEFVEAEAVETGRQVGQVTYEMKVRLLPGAPVGYLKERLLVVANGSRSTEFPIEIEGRILSRLTASSSLLVMGVAKPGGKLRKPLVIQAKQPFRITAVECDDESFTFEYPQTAERRHIVYVTFVAPPSAGKRNTRIRIVTDLDGDASTEVPAHATIVEPES
- a CDS encoding thioredoxin-like domain-containing protein, translating into MTLPQPAVARPDRRLTCFVVVFLAIACGGCGANAKVATAREKEPRKQTAKAKPAAETPDTEQPDDGEFPYQHRIACPDLTGGVGWLNTAGPLELKDLRGKFVVLDFWTFCCINCMHILPELKKLEAAYPREVVVIGVHSAKFEKEEDSKNIAEAIQRYDIEHPVVNDARHAIWNRFGISSWPTVLLIDPEGNLVWGRSGEVEFKLLDSVIKSGLAYYRRKGVLDEAPLRFELEAAKARRTPLRYPGKIVADAAGGRLFIADSNHHRLIVASLEGQEIATIGSGALGADDGPFDTASFNHPQGMAIAGDTLYVADTENHKLRKVDLKNKTVTTIAGTGQQRRSYHWPGMREADEQPVESSRPGMPFAAKSQGTALNSPWDLCIHGDDLYIAMAGSHQIWRMTLDEKAIGPYAGNGREDIVDGPLLPSQPFEEGFASFAQPSGLATDGKWLYVADSEGSSIRAVPFDPAQEVKTVIGTSRLSRARLFTFGDVDGRGAEVRLQHCLGAAYAEGQLYVADTYNNKIKVIDPKNKTCRTVAGTGKPGTNDGPAQFDEPAGISAADGRLYVADTNNHLIRVVDLKHGNQVSTLSIAGLTPPEPSDDSLVAGQAEGDTVELPLTVLKPDNGKVYLSVELHLPDGYKINAQAPMAYRVEAQSEGVVDRKAIGKSVKLEKPAADFQIELPLTGDTGSDALKLSLTYYYCQHGGAGLCKVGTATWKLPLKLAPDATSSTLLLELDVE
- the rpsB gene encoding 30S ribosomal protein S2, translating into MATVLVKQLIEAGVHFGHRASRWNPKMRPYIYGRRNLIHIIDVRETVRGLIRARKYLTQVAGGGSLILFVGTKRQAAETVERESSRCGMPFVSDRWLGGALTNFRTIRGRLTRLEELERLRAGEELQAYSKKMQSALNREYRKMFRNLNGMRTMNRLPECMVVIDPRKEHNAIDEARKLGITTVALIDTDCDPDLVDLPIPGNDDSIRSIEIVMQQLANAVLEGKANAAANVGVVPEGAPAAYTMPADEDKDA